The Ignavibacteriales bacterium DNA window AAAATAAACCGAGACAAAGTCTTAAAGCCAGTGTCTCTCAAAGAATTGGAGTTGACAACGATATTACAATCATTTACAGCAGACCTGGTGTTAAAGGAAGAAAAATTTGGGACGATCTTGTTCCTTATGGATTAGCTCCGGGTAATAAAAACTCCAACAATAATCCTTTTCCATGGAGAGGCGGCGCTAACGAAAATACTACAATTGAATTTGGTAAAGATGTAACTGTTGAGGGAAATAAATTACCGGCAGGAAAATACGGTCTTCATTTTATTCCGGGAGAAAAAAATTGGATAATTATTTTTAGTAAGAATAACTCAAATTGGGGAAGCTTCACTTACAATCAAAAGGATGATGCTCTTCGAATTACCGTTACTGCAGCTAAAGCCCCGTTTGAAGAATGGCTTACTTATGGTTTTGATGATTTAAATGGTAATTCTGCAACAGCATTTCTGAAATGGGAAGAATTAAAAGTTCAATTTAAAATTGCGACAGTTAAATAAAAATTAATTCCTAATATTTTAATTAAGATACATATGAGACAAAGTTTATTTACACTTAAGCAAGATATAGTTGAGGTTGGAAGAAGAATGTATGCCCGCGGGTATGTTGCCTCGAATGACGGCAATATAAGTGCGCGTCTTGATGAAAACAAATTTTTAGTTACTCCAACAGGCGTCAGCAAAGGGTTTATGAAACCCGAAGATCTAATTGTTGTTAACATGGAAGGAAAAGTATTATCAGGAATTAAGAAACCTTCTTCTGAAGTTTTCATGCATATCCAAGTTTATAAAGACAGGCCCGATGTTAACAGTGTTTGCCATGCTCATCCACCTTATGCTACAGGATTTGCAGTTGCCGGAATACCATTAGATAAATGTGTTCTTCCCGAAGTGATTATAACGCTAGGATCAATTCCACTTATTGAATACGGCACTCCGGGAACGGAAGAACTTTACCGTCCGGTAACAAAACTGTTAAAAGATTACGATGCATTTCTTCTTGCAAATCACGGTGCACTTACAGTAGGTACAGATGTAATTAATGCTTATCACAAAATGGAAACGCTGGAACATTTCGCACAGATTGCTTTTGTTGCTAACCAGCTTGGTTATCTCAATACACTAAATAAAGAACAAGTGCAGAAACTGAAAGATCAAAGAGAGAAATTTGGAATAAGAACTACAGTCGGATGTGTTACCAGTGAAGATGACTCGCGCTCTACAGAACATACGCCGCAATCAAATATGATGAATGATGATCTCATAAAAAAAATAACAGATGAGGTGTTAAGACAAATTCGTAAATAATTTTTTAAGAGTCGTATTACTTCTTTTAATAATAAATGATTCTGAGCTTATTTATTTTTTAAGTATTTAATTAATCCACCAATAGAATAAAATAAAACTGATTGCGAATTAAGATTGAGATTCCAAATTAATTTTCCATCTTTATTATCAATTTGAATTAAACCATTTACTTTTTCATTACCATCGGTTGCAATCCCGATTCTTTCGAGTGCGCGTTCAGTCCAAATCACATCAATTTTACTTCCCAGTACTTGAATCCTTGTGTCTGCTACCCGATTCATTTTGAACATTCCCCGCAGAGGATGGAATTTAATTTCTTTTTTGTTAAAAGCTTTTTCAAAATGCCCATTCAGCACCAGATCTTCGGGAGAATCAACTTCTATTTTTTGATCTTTTGTTATGAGCCAAATTACATCAGCAGTTTGTAATGCAAGATCGAGATCATGAGAAGAAAAGATAATTGATTTATTAAACTGTTTAATCAAATACCTGAGCATATTCAAAATTTCAATTCTGGTTGGGATATCGAGAAATGCAGTTGGTTCATCTAAAAGAATTATGGAAGTATCTTGGGCAAGAGCTCTTGCAATCATAACTTTTTGTTTGAACCCGTCGCTAAGTTCGCTAAACAATTTTTCTTTGTAAGGAGTTAAGCCGGTTATTTCTAAAACATTATTAATTACCTTATGATCCTTCCCGCTTAACATTCCCAGCCAATTGTTGTGAGGATAACGACCCATACTAACAACAGAATGAACAGACACCTCTCCAATATTTAAATTATCAGTCAGCACAATGCTCAGGGCTTTTGCCAGTTGAGATCTTTCGTATGAATTGATTGATTTTCCATTTATAAAAAAATCACCTTTGATTGGTTTTTGAACTCCGGTTAAAGTTCTTAATAATGTTGATTTCCCAAAACCATTTTGTCCGAGCAGACAGATTAATTCTCCACTTTCAACTGACAGATTTAAATTATCTAACAATATTAAATCGGTAGATTTTTTTCTCTTATAACCAATAGCTAAATCTTTTGTATATAATATTGTAGTGGATTCCATCATATTATTCCATTGCAAAAGAGTGTTTAACTTTTCTCTGTTGAATAATAATCCAGATCACTACAGGTGCGCCAACAAGTGAAGTTACTACGTTAATTGGAATGGTCTGTTCGTGCCAGATTAATTGTGAGATGATATCACAAAGAAGTGCAAGAATACTTCCAACGAGGCAGACAGCTGGAATTAATATTTTATGATCGAACTCACCTAAAGTTTTTCTCGTAATATGCGGAACAGCTATTCCGATAAAAGCAATCGGACCGCAGAACGCAGTAATAACACCGCCGAGAATGCCAACAGCAATAACAATTAATAATCGTATTACTTTTATATTGACTCCCATGCTTATTGCATAATTCTCTCCGAGCAAAAGAAGGTTCAATGATTTTGATAAAAGGAAAGCTATAACAAGACCGATTAAAATTATTGGGATTAGAAGGAATAAATCATTCCAGATTACATTCCCAAAATTACCCATGCCCCATATTACATATCCTTGCAGATTTTCCGGCGAGCTAAAATATTTTAATATACTTTCCAACGCGCCGATTATATATCCGAGCATCAAACCGAAAATTAGTAATGTAATATTGCTGCTTACTTTCTTTGAAACAAAAGTTATTAATAATAATATCACTGCCGCACCAATTCCAGCGGCAATAGTAATACCAATTTTATTTAATAATCCGCTTAAGAAAAACAGATTTATACCTATCGAACCGGCGGTTAATACTACTAACGCAACGCCAAAGCTCGCACCGGAGCTTATCCCAAGAACAAATGGATCTGCCAACGGATTTCTAAAAAAAGTTTGCATTAATAATCCGCTAACCGAAAGAGCACTTCCCGCAAGAATTGCTGTTATTGCTTTTGGAATTCTAAATTCGATTATGATTGTATTCCAAACTGGATTTCCGGAAGATGAACCTGTTAATATGCTCAACGCTTCACTAAACGGTATTCTCACTGAACCAAGAACTATATCAAAAAAGAAAGATAGCCCTAGTAATAGAAAAAGAAATGCAGCAATATTTTTTTTTCTTTTTAGAATAGACATTAATTATTCCGAAATTCTTTTATAATATTTGAATTTATATTCCCGCAATAGTTCAGGGTGAAATATTTTTATTAGATCACTTAATACCAGATCGCAATTGATAACACCTGTTTCCCAATATTCATAAAAACCGAATTTGTTTAACGAAGCGTTGTTGTTATAAATATTTTTTGTACGGAACGCTTTAAATTTAGAATTACGCGGATCATTTTTTAGAACATCACTTTGTTTATTCCAAAAAAGAACGTTCACCCAAAAATCAGCATCGTGAGCTTTTTCAAAAATTTGTTCATAATTCAGTTTAAGACTTCCTGTTGATTGATCTTGTTTCCACAAATATTCCGCACCTGCATCGTTTAATAATTTTGACATATAACTATTCCCGCCGGGTTCGTACCAAACTCCTCCTAATTCTGCTTCGGTAAACACCGTAGGTCTGAAAGTAATATTTTGAGTAAGCTTGATCAGTTTGTTGTAACGTTCCGAAATACCATCAAAAACATCGTTGGCTTCTTTTTCTTTATCGAAAAATGCTGCTATAAATTTTATCCATTCAGCTCTTGCCAAGGGAGAATTTTCTAAATGAAATGTCCCCGATGCAATATGAATTCCATTTTGAATTAGTTTTGGATCGCCATCAACATTTGGATTGCCATTACCATAAGTGAACAACAAATCAGGTTTGAGACTAAAAACTTTTTCAATATTTAGACTGCGAGAATCGCCAACTTCAGTAATTTTTCCGCTCTCAATTAATTCTCTTGCTTTTGCTGAACAGATATATTTTGAATTATCTACTGCGAGAATTTTGTCTGTCAGATTTAGTTTATCAAGAAATCCAACATAAATAGAAGTTAAAACTATTGCGGTATTGATAGGCGTCCTAATTACTTGTGCATGTTCATAACCTTTAGGGATACTAACATTTTTAGGAAGTAGGAGATATTGAAATATTTC harbors:
- a CDS encoding DUF2911 domain-containing protein; this encodes MRFNKFFIAAISFLIILSITTIAQQENKPRQSLKASVSQRIGVDNDITIIYSRPGVKGRKIWDDLVPYGLAPGNKNSNNNPFPWRGGANENTTIEFGKDVTVEGNKLPAGKYGLHFIPGEKNWIIIFSKNNSNWGSFTYNQKDDALRITVTAAKAPFEEWLTYGFDDLNGNSATAFLKWEELKVQFKIATVK
- a CDS encoding class II aldolase/adducin family protein, with protein sequence MRQSLFTLKQDIVEVGRRMYARGYVASNDGNISARLDENKFLVTPTGVSKGFMKPEDLIVVNMEGKVLSGIKKPSSEVFMHIQVYKDRPDVNSVCHAHPPYATGFAVAGIPLDKCVLPEVIITLGSIPLIEYGTPGTEELYRPVTKLLKDYDAFLLANHGALTVGTDVINAYHKMETLEHFAQIAFVANQLGYLNTLNKEQVQKLKDQREKFGIRTTVGCVTSEDDSRSTEHTPQSNMMNDDLIKKITDEVLRQIRK
- a CDS encoding ABC transporter ATP-binding protein is translated as MESTTILYTKDLAIGYKRKKSTDLILLDNLNLSVESGELICLLGQNGFGKSTLLRTLTGVQKPIKGDFFINGKSINSYERSQLAKALSIVLTDNLNIGEVSVHSVVSMGRYPHNNWLGMLSGKDHKVINNVLEITGLTPYKEKLFSELSDGFKQKVMIARALAQDTSIILLDEPTAFLDIPTRIEILNMLRYLIKQFNKSIIFSSHDLDLALQTADVIWLITKDQKIEVDSPEDLVLNGHFEKAFNKKEIKFHPLRGMFKMNRVADTRIQVLGSKIDVIWTERALERIGIATDGNEKVNGLIQIDNKDGKLIWNLNLNSQSVLFYSIGGLIKYLKNK
- a CDS encoding iron ABC transporter permease, translated to MSILKRKKNIAAFLFLLLGLSFFFDIVLGSVRIPFSEALSILTGSSSGNPVWNTIIIEFRIPKAITAILAGSALSVSGLLMQTFFRNPLADPFVLGISSGASFGVALVVLTAGSIGINLFFLSGLLNKIGITIAAGIGAAVILLLITFVSKKVSSNITLLIFGLMLGYIIGALESILKYFSSPENLQGYVIWGMGNFGNVIWNDLFLLIPIILIGLVIAFLLSKSLNLLLLGENYAISMGVNIKVIRLLIVIAVGILGGVITAFCGPIAFIGIAVPHITRKTLGEFDHKILIPAVCLVGSILALLCDIISQLIWHEQTIPINVVTSLVGAPVVIWIIIQQRKVKHSFAME
- a CDS encoding ABC transporter substrate-binding protein — translated: MNLFRNIRIVILIGLIYFFNSCTDSKTSDNSIKNKQNNKSIYKDQLKIEYSKSFEIKYLDSAKVINVFAPDISRKEIFQYLLLPKNVSIPKGYEHAQVIRTPINTAIVLTSIYVGFLDKLNLTDKILAVDNSKYICSAKARELIESGKITEVGDSRSLNIEKVFSLKPDLLFTYGNGNPNVDGDPKLIQNGIHIASGTFHLENSPLARAEWIKFIAAFFDKEKEANDVFDGISERYNKLIKLTQNITFRPTVFTEAELGGVWYEPGGNSYMSKLLNDAGAEYLWKQDQSTGSLKLNYEQIFEKAHDADFWVNVLFWNKQSDVLKNDPRNSKFKAFRTKNIYNNNASLNKFGFYEYWETGVINCDLVLSDLIKIFHPELLREYKFKYYKRISE